Proteins from a genomic interval of Ndongobacter massiliensis:
- a CDS encoding SpaA isopeptide-forming pilin-related protein: MVEKKKHQKQLAVFLALCMLLSFLPFQTAEAAFPLTDETLYGYNKTHVFAPNGEPWGNADPYGGPIHKMYLNGKVAFCMEPSTVHGTYVNQDGGTAGYWEEADAYFRRITSVSGLKHKLDLIAYFGWEQTEKTDWHYAMTAMLLWETIVHEVPNFTTTHGGKMTDIYFSNGSRRNEFAAFKQSVLEKIAATDQRVTSWTGQTIQLRQGQSVTVTDTNGVLPKLKPERLENGGVSIAISGNDVTVTAEKTAQMAVSPKFWFNGMSESGADLHADTKFYILDSDGYSYQRIATFDGYDPLQSCLTVQVLPGYGYLRIQKKDAVTKQPLEGFGFRLDAQGNTTGIFTDGKYVGTKVYYTGADGSVLLDPLLPGDYRVTEISQGGSYLPGEENSKIVHIPTMENSEHPIEVEFENPQQFFDFSLQKYFKTSETGEASLAGAEFEVRVKSLVTRGVIGQRQEGDVVGTYVADENGRIQVKDLPLGEYEVRETKAPTGCVLNPQVLVVKSVLDKGDGTQVPEKSSKVTYEIAPVEQAANDGMARKEEALQAEGFARDSGLGVSITPMGENAFAELPIYGRIELYKHYEPDGDSVDEQRLAEGNLRFVVKRGEEVVDTITTGKDGRGRSCYLPYGMYTVSQLDVAKDQYGNELTSRIEDFTVSIDEDGKLYQYELTNPNPKMRLRLQKMDAVTGENILQTGIVFEIHRAADDSVVTFSDGRSALVLEKENGYALTLDRLPAGAYYLKEIAAPTGYYLPEDAQFPFEIPYEIGQDARIPVVTVEVGGKKEDAVPKEVENQPQEGSLVVKKTGAVLSGWVDDPVTVPVQEEGHTEERTIAKPQAGIALVLMRRYQEALEIPGIPQESGVSEQMPAQKLVEKESQETVLTDENGAFSREVGEGSYTLTNGAGEILAESTVAQGETGLLSVQLPPIESKETMRVPGEVVDKTFVTKKPVYQKQALPGAVFTLTAKEDVQSYDQVTKFFKKGEALPIAQQDIVVDGKTLYEKGAVITRPALSEAMMQDETLVKRSFVTGKEETKLSRIPLGAYELEEIQAPVGYKRDSEKRVYTFTPQIATVRVALKETDAIENARQILSARLSQKTLEETRYFGRGGLDFIHFGLFTQEAVEGLEKDCLIAVVSPDEKGVLTVSDIPQGAYYFKEISTKDGYVLHPEEIAFSVMHDGQEQDVVQEIDREIVNAPHPGKEMVLVKVDRDTKTPIQGATFRLFAVKDDGTRLPVCNGADDLWHTGTDGKIVTPKLPLGTYEWEEVTPAPGYVKGGTSFHIAVSEDANVEVEVPNDRTEIGIRKYDVYTGKPVVGARLRLVDEKGAVLLVKKDVQGIWTVSYDGSGEPCEWESGEEFQRIKGLLPGGQYRLEEIQAAGGYATSRPLNFTVENRVGLQLTGLSNQPTIVKIRKIDESSREAVYGATLELHEMKEDGSIREEVFVDPVTGRAARWTTTKENDAGYVVNGLVVGKTYVVKETGVPEGYLAPFAQTALLVVDTEDVQEVIFTNEPVPEIATKALFSTAVKEAVPTGNLQVRDEVTMQRLVPGASYTLSTSLRNRAHPEEILASATTPFIAEKTEQVVMTPLSFDGTPFVEGADLVVTQVLSRDGRQVALHEDVNDPAQQLTLPKIGTQASDPTDGRNDAQAKKAMRLQDVVRYSHLIPGTTYEVIGKAVDKENGKVLFDDAGREITAKTTFIPQTPDGEVTLQFSFDGLHLGGKTLVFFESVRQQGVEIAVHADIEDEEQTIYVPGVRTKATTSSGGKEVPAGRMQKVTDLVQLSNLRPGTRYHLISSLMDSEGRTIREKDVFFNAKEANETKKIAVTFDAIKQAGKKVVFFEELYVVTEEGEKLVAEHRDLTDDQQTLFVKTGSPKTGDPGAWMPLLTLILCMAVIAFLQKKELTDK; this comes from the coding sequence ATGGTGGAGAAAAAGAAGCATCAAAAACAGCTAGCTGTGTTTTTAGCGCTTTGTATGTTGTTGAGTTTTCTGCCGTTTCAAACGGCAGAGGCGGCTTTTCCGCTTACGGATGAAACCCTGTACGGATATAACAAAACACATGTGTTTGCGCCAAACGGCGAACCGTGGGGCAATGCAGATCCGTATGGCGGGCCGATTCATAAAATGTATCTCAACGGGAAAGTCGCCTTTTGTATGGAGCCATCGACCGTACACGGCACTTATGTGAACCAAGACGGCGGGACCGCAGGGTATTGGGAGGAAGCAGACGCATATTTTCGGCGCATTACCAGTGTTTCCGGGTTGAAACATAAATTAGATTTAATTGCGTATTTCGGGTGGGAACAGACGGAAAAAACGGATTGGCATTATGCCATGACCGCGATGTTGTTGTGGGAAACCATTGTACATGAAGTACCGAACTTTACAACGACGCATGGCGGGAAAATGACGGATATTTATTTTTCCAACGGGTCCCGCCGAAATGAATTTGCCGCATTTAAGCAGTCGGTTTTGGAAAAAATCGCGGCAACGGATCAAAGAGTGACCTCATGGACAGGACAAACGATTCAGCTCCGGCAAGGGCAGTCGGTGACTGTCACGGATACGAACGGGGTTCTTCCCAAATTAAAGCCGGAGCGACTGGAAAACGGCGGCGTGTCGATTGCCATTTCCGGCAATGACGTAACCGTCACGGCGGAGAAAACCGCACAAATGGCAGTTTCTCCGAAGTTTTGGTTTAATGGGATGTCGGAAAGCGGGGCTGATTTACATGCCGATACCAAGTTCTATATTTTAGATTCGGATGGTTATTCATATCAACGGATCGCAACTTTTGATGGCTATGATCCTTTGCAGTCTTGTTTAACCGTGCAAGTCCTTCCCGGCTACGGCTATCTTCGCATCCAGAAAAAAGATGCTGTCACGAAACAACCACTCGAAGGCTTTGGCTTTCGTTTGGATGCCCAAGGAAATACCACCGGGATTTTTACAGATGGGAAATATGTTGGAACCAAGGTGTATTATACCGGCGCGGACGGCTCGGTACTTTTGGATCCGCTGCTTCCGGGGGATTACCGCGTGACGGAAATTTCGCAGGGTGGCAGTTATCTCCCCGGTGAGGAGAATTCAAAGATTGTTCACATTCCGACGATGGAAAATAGCGAACATCCCATTGAAGTGGAATTTGAAAATCCGCAGCAGTTTTTTGATTTTTCATTGCAAAAGTATTTCAAAACGTCCGAAACCGGAGAAGCGAGTCTTGCCGGGGCGGAGTTTGAGGTGCGCGTCAAAAGCTTGGTGACTCGCGGGGTCATCGGACAGCGCCAAGAGGGAGATGTGGTCGGAACCTATGTCGCGGATGAAAACGGGCGCATTCAGGTAAAAGATTTGCCATTAGGGGAATATGAAGTGCGCGAAACCAAAGCGCCAACGGGGTGCGTGTTAAACCCGCAGGTACTTGTTGTAAAGTCTGTGTTGGATAAAGGGGACGGAACGCAGGTTCCGGAAAAGTCCTCGAAAGTCACTTATGAAATTGCGCCCGTAGAGCAGGCGGCGAACGACGGCATGGCAAGAAAAGAAGAGGCTCTGCAAGCGGAAGGATTTGCCCGGGACAGCGGGCTGGGCGTTTCCATTACGCCCATGGGGGAAAATGCCTTTGCCGAACTGCCGATTTACGGGCGCATTGAACTGTACAAACACTATGAGCCGGATGGAGATTCCGTTGATGAACAGCGCCTTGCCGAAGGCAATTTGCGCTTTGTCGTAAAGCGCGGAGAAGAAGTCGTCGATACCATTACAACCGGTAAAGACGGACGCGGTCGGTCGTGCTATCTTCCGTACGGGATGTATACCGTTTCCCAGCTGGATGTTGCCAAAGATCAGTACGGCAACGAGTTGACGAGTCGGATTGAAGATTTTACGGTGTCCATTGATGAAGATGGCAAGCTATATCAGTATGAACTGACCAATCCGAACCCGAAAATGCGTTTGCGCTTACAAAAAATGGATGCGGTCACAGGCGAAAATATTTTACAAACCGGTATTGTCTTTGAGATTCACCGCGCGGCGGATGATTCGGTGGTGACATTTTCCGACGGGCGCAGCGCGCTCGTATTGGAAAAAGAAAATGGCTATGCGCTCACGCTTGACCGCTTACCGGCCGGGGCGTATTACTTGAAAGAAATCGCCGCCCCGACGGGATATTATTTGCCAGAAGACGCGCAGTTCCCGTTTGAAATTCCATATGAAATCGGGCAGGATGCGAGAATTCCGGTGGTGACGGTGGAAGTTGGCGGGAAGAAAGAGGACGCCGTCCCGAAAGAGGTCGAAAATCAGCCACAGGAGGGAAGCTTAGTTGTGAAAAAAACCGGGGCAGTGTTGTCCGGTTGGGTAGATGATCCGGTTACGGTTCCCGTGCAGGAAGAGGGGCATACCGAGGAGCGCACGATCGCAAAACCGCAAGCCGGCATTGCGCTTGTTTTAATGAGAAGGTATCAAGAAGCGTTGGAAATACCGGGGATTCCACAGGAAAGTGGAGTGTCGGAACAGATGCCGGCTCAAAAACTTGTGGAAAAAGAATCCCAAGAGACGGTATTGACGGATGAAAATGGCGCCTTTTCGCGCGAAGTCGGAGAAGGGAGTTATACGCTTACAAATGGTGCCGGAGAAATTCTTGCCGAGTCTACGGTAGCACAAGGGGAAACGGGACTTCTTTCGGTACAGTTGCCCCCAATCGAAAGCAAGGAAACCATGCGCGTCCCCGGTGAAGTTGTAGATAAGACTTTTGTCACGAAAAAACCGGTGTATCAAAAACAAGCCTTGCCCGGTGCGGTCTTTACGCTTACCGCAAAAGAAGATGTGCAGAGTTATGACCAAGTGACGAAATTTTTTAAGAAAGGGGAGGCGCTTCCGATCGCACAACAGGACATCGTCGTAGACGGAAAGACGCTCTACGAGAAGGGCGCCGTCATTACACGTCCGGCACTTTCCGAGGCGATGATGCAGGATGAAACGCTGGTAAAGCGCAGTTTTGTGACCGGAAAAGAGGAGACGAAACTTTCGCGTATTCCGTTAGGTGCGTATGAACTCGAAGAAATCCAAGCACCGGTCGGTTATAAAAGGGATTCGGAAAAACGGGTGTATACGTTTACGCCGCAGATTGCGACGGTGAGAGTGGCATTGAAGGAAACCGACGCGATTGAAAACGCGCGCCAGATTCTTTCCGCGCGATTATCCCAAAAGACGCTTGAAGAAACCCGGTATTTTGGACGCGGCGGACTCGATTTTATTCACTTTGGACTCTTTACCCAAGAGGCGGTCGAGGGGCTGGAGAAAGACTGCCTTATTGCGGTCGTCTCGCCGGATGAAAAAGGCGTTCTTACCGTTTCTGATATTCCGCAGGGTGCTTATTATTTCAAAGAAATTTCCACGAAAGACGGATATGTGCTTCATCCGGAAGAAATTGCCTTTTCGGTAATGCATGACGGGCAAGAGCAAGATGTGGTTCAAGAAATCGACCGGGAGATTGTAAATGCGCCGCATCCCGGGAAAGAAATGGTCTTGGTCAAAGTCGATCGCGACACGAAAACGCCGATTCAAGGGGCAACATTTCGGCTTTTTGCCGTCAAAGACGACGGAACGCGCCTGCCCGTGTGCAATGGAGCGGATGATTTGTGGCATACAGGAACAGATGGAAAGATTGTTACGCCGAAGCTGCCTCTCGGCACCTATGAATGGGAAGAAGTGACGCCCGCACCGGGTTATGTCAAGGGCGGCACGTCCTTTCACATTGCTGTTTCTGAAGATGCCAATGTGGAAGTGGAAGTCCCAAATGATCGTACGGAAATCGGCATTCGCAAATACGATGTCTATACCGGAAAGCCGGTGGTCGGGGCACGCCTGCGCCTGGTCGATGAAAAGGGCGCCGTTCTTCTTGTAAAAAAAGATGTGCAGGGAATCTGGACGGTGTCGTATGACGGAAGCGGGGAGCCCTGTGAATGGGAAAGTGGCGAGGAATTTCAGCGCATTAAAGGGCTCCTTCCGGGCGGGCAGTACCGCTTGGAAGAAATTCAAGCTGCCGGCGGATATGCGACGAGTCGACCCTTGAATTTTACGGTGGAAAACCGCGTAGGATTGCAGCTGACCGGCCTTTCCAATCAGCCGACGATCGTAAAAATTCGGAAAATCGACGAGTCGTCGAGAGAAGCGGTATACGGTGCAACCTTGGAACTCCATGAAATGAAGGAAGACGGAAGCATCCGAGAAGAGGTGTTTGTGGACCCGGTGACGGGACGGGCGGCGCGCTGGACAACGACGAAAGAAAACGACGCCGGCTATGTTGTCAACGGTCTTGTGGTCGGAAAAACCTATGTGGTGAAAGAAACGGGCGTGCCGGAAGGATATCTTGCACCCTTTGCACAAACGGCGCTGCTTGTCGTGGACACGGAAGATGTGCAGGAAGTTATCTTTACCAATGAACCGGTTCCGGAAATTGCGACAAAAGCGCTCTTTTCCACGGCCGTCAAAGAAGCTGTTCCCACGGGCAATCTACAGGTGCGGGATGAGGTGACGATGCAGCGGTTGGTGCCGGGCGCATCGTACACGCTTTCCACAAGTTTACGCAACCGCGCGCATCCGGAGGAGATCCTTGCCAGTGCAACGACGCCTTTTATCGCGGAAAAAACCGAGCAGGTCGTCATGACGCCGCTTTCCTTTGACGGGACGCCCTTTGTCGAAGGTGCCGATCTGGTTGTTACGCAGGTGCTCTCCCGGGACGGGCGACAAGTCGCTTTGCATGAGGATGTGAATGATCCGGCGCAGCAGCTTACACTGCCAAAAATCGGGACGCAGGCCAGTGATCCGACGGATGGCAGAAACGATGCGCAGGCGAAAAAGGCGATGCGCTTGCAGGATGTGGTGCGCTATTCGCATCTGATTCCGGGGACGACGTATGAGGTTATTGGAAAAGCGGTGGATAAAGAAAACGGCAAGGTGCTGTTCGATGATGCGGGGCGTGAAATTACCGCGAAGACGACCTTTATTCCGCAAACGCCGGATGGCGAAGTGACCCTGCAATTTTCCTTTGATGGACTGCATCTTGGGGGAAAAACGCTGGTGTTTTTTGAAAGTGTGCGGCAGCAAGGGGTGGAAATCGCGGTTCATGCGGATATCGAAGATGAGGAGCAGACGATTTATGTGCCCGGCGTCCGGACAAAGGCGACGACATCTTCCGGCGGAAAAGAGGTGCCGGCAGGGAGAATGCAAAAAGTGACAGATCTCGTGCAGCTTTCCAATCTTCGGCCCGGCACACGCTACCATCTGATTTCTTCCTTGATGGATAGCGAAGGACGAACCATTCGAGAAAAGGATGTTTTTTTCAACGCGAAAGAAGCCAATGAGACAAAGAAAATCGCTGTAACATTTGACGCGATTAAACAGGCGGGAAAGAAAGTGGTGTTCTTTGAAGAACTGTATGTTGTGACAGAAGAAGGTGAGAAATTGGTAGCAGAACATCGCGATTTAACGGATGACCAACAGACGCTTTTTGTGAAAACAGGGTCCCCAAAAACAGGAGATCCCGGTGCGTGGATGCCCTTACTCACGTTGATTCT
- a CDS encoding DUF1858 domain-containing protein — protein sequence MEQQTEKQNTPLLHKDMLIAEVIRKKPRTIQILMNSGLGCIGCPSSMMETVEQAAYVHGLDADYLLERLNEC from the coding sequence ATGGAACAACAAACGGAAAAGCAGAATACGCCACTTCTGCATAAAGATATGCTCATCGCGGAAGTCATTCGCAAAAAGCCGCGCACCATTCAAATTCTTATGAACAGCGGTCTGGGTTGTATTGGCTGCCCCTCTTCGATGATGGAGACGGTTGAGCAGGCGGCGTATGTTCACGGATTGGATGCGGATTATCTGTTGGAACGGCTTAACGAATGCTGA
- the rsmA gene encoding 16S rRNA (adenine(1518)-N(6)/adenine(1519)-N(6))-dimethyltransferase RsmA encodes MSEKPLYSVARIRQIMEDAGLPFLKKWGQNFLTDGNLIKKIVAGAGITSEDVVLEIGPGIGTLTEALLPLAKRVIAVEIDGRLIPILTKNFQDYANFHLLHADALQLDLVALLQKEAPGERVQVVANLPYYITTPLLERLLNPKLPVNRCTLMVQKEVAERMTAAPSTKEYGSLTLFIACYARAQILFPAPKTVFFPAPKVDSAVVRLDRRESPDGVDVARVSHWIQCAFQNRRKTVLNSLQNGEAIDKTALKEALQKRGIPLQARAEDLRLEDYLALARELF; translated from the coding sequence ATGTCTGAAAAGCCCTTGTATTCGGTGGCGCGCATTCGACAAATTATGGAGGATGCGGGGTTGCCTTTCCTGAAAAAATGGGGGCAGAATTTTTTAACGGATGGCAATCTCATTAAAAAAATTGTCGCGGGCGCGGGCATTACCTCGGAGGATGTGGTACTGGAGATCGGACCCGGCATCGGAACGCTGACAGAAGCGCTGCTGCCGCTCGCGAAGCGCGTCATTGCGGTGGAAATTGACGGGCGGTTGATTCCGATTCTTACAAAGAATTTTCAGGACTATGCCAATTTTCATCTGCTTCATGCGGATGCGCTGCAGTTGGATTTGGTGGCGCTTCTACAAAAAGAAGCGCCGGGCGAGCGCGTGCAAGTGGTGGCAAATTTGCCCTATTATATTACGACCCCTCTACTCGAACGCCTGCTGAACCCAAAGCTCCCGGTAAATCGCTGCACGTTGATGGTGCAAAAAGAGGTGGCGGAGCGGATGACAGCGGCGCCTTCCACAAAAGAATACGGTTCATTGACGCTATTTATCGCGTGTTATGCGCGGGCACAGATCCTGTTTCCGGCACCGAAAACGGTGTTTTTTCCGGCTCCAAAGGTGGATTCTGCGGTGGTGCGACTGGACCGACGGGAATCGCCGGACGGGGTCGATGTGGCGCGTGTGAGTCATTGGATTCAGTGCGCCTTTCAAAATCGTCGCAAAACGGTGTTGAATTCTTTGCAAAATGGGGAAGCAATCGATAAAACAGCGCTGAAGGAAGCCCTTCAAAAGCGGGGCATACCCCTGCAGGCGCGCGCGGAAGATCTTCGGCTGGAAGATTATTTAGCTTTGGCACGCGAACTGTTTTAG
- the rnmV gene encoding ribonuclease M5, with translation MIREIIVVEGKDDVAAVRRAIDCECVVTHGHGFGEELLERLAVLQERRGLIVLTDPDYAGGRIRARIRAHIPNARHAHIARSDAQKGDNIGVENADPEAIRTAILHAHATLIDRRTEFSSEDLFAAGLDAAPGAKERRIALGEALGIGYANAKQLLARLNEYDISREEFERAMTRILSLEKEKLRCSGNKTSEAMPIGGKESDHV, from the coding sequence TTGATTCGCGAAATTATTGTGGTCGAGGGAAAAGACGACGTTGCGGCCGTACGGCGGGCAATTGACTGCGAGTGCGTGGTGACGCACGGACACGGATTCGGGGAAGAACTGTTGGAACGTCTCGCCGTGTTGCAGGAGCGACGGGGGTTGATTGTGCTCACCGATCCGGATTATGCTGGAGGGCGCATTCGTGCACGCATCCGGGCGCATATTCCCAATGCGCGCCATGCGCATATTGCCCGTTCCGATGCCCAGAAGGGCGATAACATCGGTGTCGAAAATGCGGATCCGGAAGCAATTCGCACGGCCATTTTGCATGCGCATGCCACGCTGATTGATCGGCGAACGGAATTTTCTTCGGAAGATCTTTTCGCCGCGGGATTGGACGCTGCGCCCGGCGCCAAAGAGCGGCGCATTGCACTGGGCGAGGCGTTGGGCATCGGATATGCGAATGCGAAACAATTGCTCGCCCGCCTGAACGAGTATGATATTTCGCGAGAAGAATTTGAGCGTGCCATGACCCGGATCCTTTCGCTGGAGAAAGAGAAGCTGCGGTGCTCCGGAAATAAGACGTCGGAAGCGATGCCGATAGGCGGCAAGGAGTCAGACCATGTCTGA
- a CDS encoding glutaredoxin family protein, producing the protein MAKVTVFTSPTCPHCTAAKAYLKENNIDFEERDVSKDQEARKELIAKGYRGVPVIRVDGEDMVGFDQAHLAELLGL; encoded by the coding sequence ATGGCGAAAGTGACGGTTTTTACGTCCCCGACTTGCCCACATTGCACGGCGGCGAAGGCGTATTTGAAGGAAAACAACATTGATTTCGAGGAACGTGACGTGTCGAAAGACCAAGAGGCGCGCAAAGAACTCATTGCAAAGGGCTATCGCGGCGTTCCGGTCATTCGTGTCGATGGGGAGGATATGGTTGGCTTCGATCAGGCGCACTTGGCGGAGCTGCTCGGGTTGTAA
- a CDS encoding TatD family hydrolase produces the protein MKPWMVDAHAHLDDAAFAEDLSSILDAFPREGVLAVVNPGCDRETSRRAVELSRGHAQIFACVGTHPSEAEFYTEALEEQYRAWAQDDKVVGIGEIGLDYHYDTPNRSLQRAVFERQLALAESLDFPVVIHTRDAVQDTYDILRNFGTRIHAVLHCFSESVEMAENFLNLGHYISLGGIVTFRNAKKQPAVARMVPADRLLTETDSPYLAPEPWRGKRNEPARMRAALEWMARARKVEPEELAAQTVKNAGHFYGIEEALKALQTSFAAGGDV, from the coding sequence TTGAAACCCTGGATGGTGGATGCGCACGCTCACTTAGACGATGCCGCTTTTGCGGAGGATCTTTCTTCCATTTTGGACGCCTTCCCGCGGGAAGGCGTCCTTGCCGTGGTGAATCCGGGTTGCGACCGCGAGACCTCCCGACGTGCAGTGGAGCTTTCTCGAGGCCATGCACAAATTTTCGCTTGCGTAGGAACCCATCCCAGTGAGGCGGAGTTTTATACGGAGGCATTGGAAGAGCAATACCGCGCTTGGGCGCAGGATGACAAAGTGGTCGGCATTGGCGAAATCGGGTTGGATTACCACTATGATACGCCCAACCGCTCTTTACAGCGCGCTGTTTTTGAGCGGCAATTGGCGCTGGCGGAATCGCTCGATTTCCCGGTTGTCATTCATACGCGCGACGCCGTGCAGGATACCTACGACATTCTGCGAAATTTTGGGACGCGTATTCATGCCGTTTTACACTGCTTTTCGGAATCAGTTGAAATGGCGGAAAATTTTTTGAATCTGGGGCATTATATTTCACTGGGCGGCATCGTGACCTTTCGCAACGCGAAAAAACAGCCGGCGGTGGCGCGCATGGTGCCGGCGGATCGCTTGTTGACGGAAACCGACAGCCCCTATTTAGCGCCCGAGCCGTGGCGCGGGAAGCGCAATGAACCGGCGCGCATGCGGGCGGCTTTGGAGTGGATGGCGCGTGCGCGGAAAGTGGAGCCGGAAGAATTGGCGGCGCAAACGGTGAAAAATGCAGGACATTTTTATGGCATTGAAGAGGCATTGAAAGCATTGCAGACGTCATTTGCAGCGGGAGGAGACGTTTGA